In Drosophila yakuba strain Tai18E2 chromosome 2R, Prin_Dyak_Tai18E2_2.1, whole genome shotgun sequence, a single genomic region encodes these proteins:
- the LOC6531082 gene encoding TRPL translocation defect protein 14 isoform X1, translating into MATLLSNGQQSVMATTSNGQEQQQKQRQHQQDELEQQEQQQQVEIRKSSSPKPGAMPSLKLNRMGSVSPKDKRVYKIVLTGGPCGGKTTGQSRLCTFFENLGWKVFRVPETATVLLSGGVKFSDLTEKEDPPTPTTFVYKDLPFAAPEHSLIDLTASCPRCLAKAASRPNGSEAYKFQENLIRTMVQIENTYFELGNSSNRNCLIICDRGVMDASAYISKDKWEKMMAGNKWNPVEMRDNRYNQILHLVSAANGAEDFYSTENRKRHYQDHACRSEGVDLARELDYKSAAAWVGHPYFDVIDNSTNFETKMNRMIESVCQKLGIDIGDRLQATSRKLKYLVALLPPDSEFPPFQDFDVVHHYLQSAGPKVQARLRKRGQKNHWSYIHTQRRPNVHGQARIEVKTQLTHRDYMNLLAQRDDAHFTIYKKRRCFLINNQYFQLDIYKEPGHPRCKGLVLLETYSSLTGDALKNCMPKFLNIVKEVTGDPDYSMFNLSLKEDWSTTKKFCRSATHGKQDEQSPQPAKQYHPYDENSD; encoded by the exons ATGGCCACCCTCCTCAGCAACGGCCAGCAGTCGGTGATGGCCACCACCAGTAATGGTcaggagcagcaacagaaacagcgCCAGCACCAGCAGGACGAACtcgagcagcaggagcagcagcagcaggtcgAGATCAGGAAGTCAAGCTCACCGAAACCCGGAGCCATGCCCAGCTTGAAGCTGAACAGGATGGGTTCGGTGTCACCGAAAGATAAACGAGTCTACAAAATCGTCCTCACTGGCG GGCCCTGCGGCGGAAAGACGACGGGACAGTCCCGCTTGTGTACCTTCTTCGAGAACCTTGGATGGAAG gTATTCCGCGTGCCTGAAACGGCCACTGTTTTACTCAG TGGCGGTGTGAAGTTCTCCGATCTGACCGAGAAAGAGG ACCCGCCCACGCCAACCACGTTCGTTTACAAAGATCTGCCCTTCGCCGCTCCGGAGCACAGTCTCATCGACCTAACCGCATCCTGTCCGCGCTGCTTGGCCAAGGCTGCATCCCGGCCCAATGGCAGCGAAG CCTACAAGTTCCAGGAGAATCTGATCCGCACCATGGTGCAAATTGAGAACACCTACTTTGAGCTCGGCAACTCGAGCAACCGCAACTGTTTGATAATCTGCGATCGCGGCGTTATGGATGCCAGTGCCT ACATATCAAAGGATAAATGGGAAAAGATGATGGCGGGCAACAAGTGGAATCCGGTGGAGATGCGTGACAATCGCTACAACCAAATTCTGCACTTGGTTTCGGCTGCCAACGGCGCCGAGGATTTCTACTCCACAGAG AACAGAAAGCGCCACTATCAG GACCACGCCTGTCGCTCGGAGGGCGTTGATTTGGCCAGGGAACTGGACTACAAGTCCGCGGCCGCCTGGGTGGGCCATCCCTACTTTGATGTGATCGACAACTCCACCAACTTCGAGACGAAGATGAACCGCATGATTGAGTCAGTGTGCCAGAAACTGGGCATTGATATTGGCGACCGTCTGCAGGCCACGTCGCGCAAGCTGAAATATTTGG TGGCTCTTCTGCCGCCGGACAGCGAGTTTCCGCCCTTCCAGGATTTCGATGTCGTGCATCATTATCTGCAATCCGCCGGACCCAAAGTGCAGGCGCGCCTTCGCAAGCGTGGGCAGAAGAACCACTGGAGCTACATCCACACGCAACGGCGTCCAAACGTTCACGGGCAGGCCCGCATTGAGGTGAAGACGCAGCTGACGCATCGTGACTACATGAACTTGCTGGCGCAGCGTGACGACGCTCACTTTACCATCTACAAGAAGCGCCGCTGCTTCCTCATCAACAACCAATATTTTCAGCTTGATATTTATAAGGAGCCAGGCCACCCACG CTGCAAGGGATTGGTGCTTTTGGAGACGTATTCATCGCTCACCGGTGATGCCCTAAAGAACTGCATGCCCAAGTTCCTGAATATTGTTAAGGAGGTGACCGGCGATCCGGACTACTCCATGTTTAATCTATCGCTCAAGGAGGACTGGAGCACCACCAAGAAGTTTTGCCGATCGGCGACGCACGGTAAGCAGGACGAGCAGTCGCCACAGCCGGCAAAGCAGTATCATCCGTACGACGAAAACAGCGATTAG
- the LOC6531082 gene encoding TRPL translocation defect protein 14 isoform X3, with product MATLLSNGQQSVMATTSNGQEQQQKQRQHQQDELEQQEQQQQVEIRKSSSPKPGAMPSLKLNRMGSVSPKDKRVYKIVLTGGPCGGKTTGQSRLCTFFENLGWKVFRVPETATVLLSGGVKFSDLTEKEAYKFQENLIRTMVQIENTYFELGNSSNRNCLIICDRGVMDASAYISKDKWEKMMAGNKWNPVEMRDNRYNQILHLVSAANGAEDFYSTEDHACRSEGVDLARELDYKSAAAWVGHPYFDVIDNSTNFETKMNRMIESVCQKLGIDIGDRLQATSRKLKYLVALLPPDSEFPPFQDFDVVHHYLQSAGPKVQARLRKRGQKNHWSYIHTQRRPNVHGQARIEVKTQLTHRDYMNLLAQRDDAHFTIYKKRRCFLINNQYFQLDIYKEPGHPRCKGLVLLETYSSLTGDALKNCMPKFLNIVKEVTGDPDYSMFNLSLKEDWSTTKKFCRSATHGKQDEQSPQPAKQYHPYDENSD from the exons ATGGCCACCCTCCTCAGCAACGGCCAGCAGTCGGTGATGGCCACCACCAGTAATGGTcaggagcagcaacagaaacagcgCCAGCACCAGCAGGACGAACtcgagcagcaggagcagcagcagcaggtcgAGATCAGGAAGTCAAGCTCACCGAAACCCGGAGCCATGCCCAGCTTGAAGCTGAACAGGATGGGTTCGGTGTCACCGAAAGATAAACGAGTCTACAAAATCGTCCTCACTGGCG GGCCCTGCGGCGGAAAGACGACGGGACAGTCCCGCTTGTGTACCTTCTTCGAGAACCTTGGATGGAAG gTATTCCGCGTGCCTGAAACGGCCACTGTTTTACTCAG TGGCGGTGTGAAGTTCTCCGATCTGACCGAGAAAGAGG CCTACAAGTTCCAGGAGAATCTGATCCGCACCATGGTGCAAATTGAGAACACCTACTTTGAGCTCGGCAACTCGAGCAACCGCAACTGTTTGATAATCTGCGATCGCGGCGTTATGGATGCCAGTGCCT ACATATCAAAGGATAAATGGGAAAAGATGATGGCGGGCAACAAGTGGAATCCGGTGGAGATGCGTGACAATCGCTACAACCAAATTCTGCACTTGGTTTCGGCTGCCAACGGCGCCGAGGATTTCTACTCCACAGAG GACCACGCCTGTCGCTCGGAGGGCGTTGATTTGGCCAGGGAACTGGACTACAAGTCCGCGGCCGCCTGGGTGGGCCATCCCTACTTTGATGTGATCGACAACTCCACCAACTTCGAGACGAAGATGAACCGCATGATTGAGTCAGTGTGCCAGAAACTGGGCATTGATATTGGCGACCGTCTGCAGGCCACGTCGCGCAAGCTGAAATATTTGG TGGCTCTTCTGCCGCCGGACAGCGAGTTTCCGCCCTTCCAGGATTTCGATGTCGTGCATCATTATCTGCAATCCGCCGGACCCAAAGTGCAGGCGCGCCTTCGCAAGCGTGGGCAGAAGAACCACTGGAGCTACATCCACACGCAACGGCGTCCAAACGTTCACGGGCAGGCCCGCATTGAGGTGAAGACGCAGCTGACGCATCGTGACTACATGAACTTGCTGGCGCAGCGTGACGACGCTCACTTTACCATCTACAAGAAGCGCCGCTGCTTCCTCATCAACAACCAATATTTTCAGCTTGATATTTATAAGGAGCCAGGCCACCCACG CTGCAAGGGATTGGTGCTTTTGGAGACGTATTCATCGCTCACCGGTGATGCCCTAAAGAACTGCATGCCCAAGTTCCTGAATATTGTTAAGGAGGTGACCGGCGATCCGGACTACTCCATGTTTAATCTATCGCTCAAGGAGGACTGGAGCACCACCAAGAAGTTTTGCCGATCGGCGACGCACGGTAAGCAGGACGAGCAGTCGCCACAGCCGGCAAAGCAGTATCATCCGTACGACGAAAACAGCGATTAG
- the LOC6531082 gene encoding TRPL translocation defect protein 14 isoform X4 has translation MATLLSNGQQSVMATTSNGQEQQQKQRQHQQDELEQQEQQQQVEIRKSSSPKPGAMPSLKLNRMGSVSPKDKRVYKIVLTGGPCGGKTTGQSRLCTFFENLGWKVFRVPETATVLLSGGVKFSDLTEKEAYKFQENLIRTMVQIENTYFELGNSSNRNCLIICDRGVMDASAYISKDKWEKMMAGNKWNPVEMRDNRYNQILHLVSAANGAEDFYSTEDHACRSEGVDLARELDYKSAAAWVGHPYFDVIDNSTNFETKMNRMIESVCQKLGIDIGDRLQATSRKLKYLVALLPPDSEFPPFQDFDVVHHYLQSAGPKVQARLRKRGQKNHWSYIHTQRRPNVHGQARIEVKTQLTHRDYMNLLAQRDDAHFTIYKKRRCFLINNQYFQLDIYKEPGHPRCKGLVLLETYSSLTGDALKNCMPKFLNIVKEVTGDPDYSMFNLSLKEDWSTTKKFCRSATHVKGAANGVSSTPLLLNGQ, from the exons ATGGCCACCCTCCTCAGCAACGGCCAGCAGTCGGTGATGGCCACCACCAGTAATGGTcaggagcagcaacagaaacagcgCCAGCACCAGCAGGACGAACtcgagcagcaggagcagcagcagcaggtcgAGATCAGGAAGTCAAGCTCACCGAAACCCGGAGCCATGCCCAGCTTGAAGCTGAACAGGATGGGTTCGGTGTCACCGAAAGATAAACGAGTCTACAAAATCGTCCTCACTGGCG GGCCCTGCGGCGGAAAGACGACGGGACAGTCCCGCTTGTGTACCTTCTTCGAGAACCTTGGATGGAAG gTATTCCGCGTGCCTGAAACGGCCACTGTTTTACTCAG TGGCGGTGTGAAGTTCTCCGATCTGACCGAGAAAGAGG CCTACAAGTTCCAGGAGAATCTGATCCGCACCATGGTGCAAATTGAGAACACCTACTTTGAGCTCGGCAACTCGAGCAACCGCAACTGTTTGATAATCTGCGATCGCGGCGTTATGGATGCCAGTGCCT ACATATCAAAGGATAAATGGGAAAAGATGATGGCGGGCAACAAGTGGAATCCGGTGGAGATGCGTGACAATCGCTACAACCAAATTCTGCACTTGGTTTCGGCTGCCAACGGCGCCGAGGATTTCTACTCCACAGAG GACCACGCCTGTCGCTCGGAGGGCGTTGATTTGGCCAGGGAACTGGACTACAAGTCCGCGGCCGCCTGGGTGGGCCATCCCTACTTTGATGTGATCGACAACTCCACCAACTTCGAGACGAAGATGAACCGCATGATTGAGTCAGTGTGCCAGAAACTGGGCATTGATATTGGCGACCGTCTGCAGGCCACGTCGCGCAAGCTGAAATATTTGG TGGCTCTTCTGCCGCCGGACAGCGAGTTTCCGCCCTTCCAGGATTTCGATGTCGTGCATCATTATCTGCAATCCGCCGGACCCAAAGTGCAGGCGCGCCTTCGCAAGCGTGGGCAGAAGAACCACTGGAGCTACATCCACACGCAACGGCGTCCAAACGTTCACGGGCAGGCCCGCATTGAGGTGAAGACGCAGCTGACGCATCGTGACTACATGAACTTGCTGGCGCAGCGTGACGACGCTCACTTTACCATCTACAAGAAGCGCCGCTGCTTCCTCATCAACAACCAATATTTTCAGCTTGATATTTATAAGGAGCCAGGCCACCCACG CTGCAAGGGATTGGTGCTTTTGGAGACGTATTCATCGCTCACCGGTGATGCCCTAAAGAACTGCATGCCCAAGTTCCTGAATATTGTTAAGGAGGTGACCGGCGATCCGGACTACTCCATGTTTAATCTATCGCTCAAGGAGGACTGGAGCACCACCAAGAAGTTTTGCCGATCGGCGACGCACG TTAAGGGCGCCGCCAATGGAGTCTCGAGCACGCCGTTGCTCCTCAATGGTCAGTAG
- the LOC6531082 gene encoding TRPL translocation defect protein 14 isoform X2: MATLLSNGQQSVMATTSNGQEQQQKQRQHQQDELEQQEQQQQVEIRKSSSPKPGAMPSLKLNRMGSVSPKDKRVYKIVLTGGPCGGKTTGQSRLCTFFENLGWKVFRVPETATVLLSGGVKFSDLTEKEDPPTPTTFVYKDLPFAAPEHSLIDLTASCPRCLAKAASRPNGSEAYKFQENLIRTMVQIENTYFELGNSSNRNCLIICDRGVMDASAYISKDKWEKMMAGNKWNPVEMRDNRYNQILHLVSAANGAEDFYSTEDHACRSEGVDLARELDYKSAAAWVGHPYFDVIDNSTNFETKMNRMIESVCQKLGIDIGDRLQATSRKLKYLVALLPPDSEFPPFQDFDVVHHYLQSAGPKVQARLRKRGQKNHWSYIHTQRRPNVHGQARIEVKTQLTHRDYMNLLAQRDDAHFTIYKKRRCFLINNQYFQLDIYKEPGHPRCKGLVLLETYSSLTGDALKNCMPKFLNIVKEVTGDPDYSMFNLSLKEDWSTTKKFCRSATHVKGAANGVSSTPLLLNGQ, encoded by the exons ATGGCCACCCTCCTCAGCAACGGCCAGCAGTCGGTGATGGCCACCACCAGTAATGGTcaggagcagcaacagaaacagcgCCAGCACCAGCAGGACGAACtcgagcagcaggagcagcagcagcaggtcgAGATCAGGAAGTCAAGCTCACCGAAACCCGGAGCCATGCCCAGCTTGAAGCTGAACAGGATGGGTTCGGTGTCACCGAAAGATAAACGAGTCTACAAAATCGTCCTCACTGGCG GGCCCTGCGGCGGAAAGACGACGGGACAGTCCCGCTTGTGTACCTTCTTCGAGAACCTTGGATGGAAG gTATTCCGCGTGCCTGAAACGGCCACTGTTTTACTCAG TGGCGGTGTGAAGTTCTCCGATCTGACCGAGAAAGAGG ACCCGCCCACGCCAACCACGTTCGTTTACAAAGATCTGCCCTTCGCCGCTCCGGAGCACAGTCTCATCGACCTAACCGCATCCTGTCCGCGCTGCTTGGCCAAGGCTGCATCCCGGCCCAATGGCAGCGAAG CCTACAAGTTCCAGGAGAATCTGATCCGCACCATGGTGCAAATTGAGAACACCTACTTTGAGCTCGGCAACTCGAGCAACCGCAACTGTTTGATAATCTGCGATCGCGGCGTTATGGATGCCAGTGCCT ACATATCAAAGGATAAATGGGAAAAGATGATGGCGGGCAACAAGTGGAATCCGGTGGAGATGCGTGACAATCGCTACAACCAAATTCTGCACTTGGTTTCGGCTGCCAACGGCGCCGAGGATTTCTACTCCACAGAG GACCACGCCTGTCGCTCGGAGGGCGTTGATTTGGCCAGGGAACTGGACTACAAGTCCGCGGCCGCCTGGGTGGGCCATCCCTACTTTGATGTGATCGACAACTCCACCAACTTCGAGACGAAGATGAACCGCATGATTGAGTCAGTGTGCCAGAAACTGGGCATTGATATTGGCGACCGTCTGCAGGCCACGTCGCGCAAGCTGAAATATTTGG TGGCTCTTCTGCCGCCGGACAGCGAGTTTCCGCCCTTCCAGGATTTCGATGTCGTGCATCATTATCTGCAATCCGCCGGACCCAAAGTGCAGGCGCGCCTTCGCAAGCGTGGGCAGAAGAACCACTGGAGCTACATCCACACGCAACGGCGTCCAAACGTTCACGGGCAGGCCCGCATTGAGGTGAAGACGCAGCTGACGCATCGTGACTACATGAACTTGCTGGCGCAGCGTGACGACGCTCACTTTACCATCTACAAGAAGCGCCGCTGCTTCCTCATCAACAACCAATATTTTCAGCTTGATATTTATAAGGAGCCAGGCCACCCACG CTGCAAGGGATTGGTGCTTTTGGAGACGTATTCATCGCTCACCGGTGATGCCCTAAAGAACTGCATGCCCAAGTTCCTGAATATTGTTAAGGAGGTGACCGGCGATCCGGACTACTCCATGTTTAATCTATCGCTCAAGGAGGACTGGAGCACCACCAAGAAGTTTTGCCGATCGGCGACGCACG TTAAGGGCGCCGCCAATGGAGTCTCGAGCACGCCGTTGCTCCTCAATGGTCAGTAG
- the LOC6531083 gene encoding GPI ethanolamine phosphate transferase 3 yields the protein MNFTYLFVLIWLAFLISSGVLLFSRGFLLARVSKTETSTCRRLSTNPNAEYVLTAEVVNEIFKDVNASSNLCLPQKSKVIVLVVDALKYEFGLYKENVTNPLPYENKLLVLQELLQQSPDHARLMRFRADPPTTTLQRLKGLTTGSLPTFIDIGSNFASPEINEDNVIDQIVKSDLPVVFLGDSTWTDLYPRRFKRSYSYPSFDIFDLDSVDNQILKNLPKELESDDWQVLVAHFLGVDHCGHKHGPMHEEMARKLGEMNEVIRSVVAAMDNDTTLLVMGDHGMTASGDHGGDTDDETNALLFAYSKQHRFYGNDSGSDSEMLQQIDLVPTLATILGVPIPYSNLGLVNFNIVPDLQVPHLNKFQTLLLHSWQNAQQIYRYFFQYALENKRTFNVEQMDHLETEFILLSHRVQTVYNEVAFKSFIRDLNTNLRDILGTCREIWVRFDPTQMSQGLLFTFLPLFFIFLVVNNSRPADFGHIFKAKEVFYVYLINLAAGVFGYRYFKTFSFKTEEQGVIFFTALSSAVILAFHTLRHWTNIATNWSTVKRFGHMPTRLLLFGSMAVFFSNSFVIQEAKILSYLLAAAILLLSHELLRLSARLDFRTKFKASQFLRSTALRLILASFLAICLIRFAYTLFRCREEQGNCSDFVNAGGAGFSIKKPGTAKTYILAVVVLVVYTTLTRLYLRSCGNLTGNLPNVLLARYGPTVASICAGGHILLANSSIKNIQRTHIDAMALVIYGLLLLQIIVVSWAPLMTFVLPPRSSHTVTINGNESIVPEIFRKMKRMYEGDDDERRSQIPVVYGLATVYSSIVIAFGVFLALVMIVLLEPRASIGLVVCVAVGAILLSVHGILRYRTATSFESCVQPTFTALVGWFLLAHFCFFATSHQTTLSQIEWRAAFVGRTTGIGQSNLVSGALVILNTFCGPIFFFCMYSLLSTETFSLFALFPNLIRSCRSGGKVDATTSMSDLANEAVGFDMTRGELSLYEYEDVFLGAGFKLATQFFMLQGLKIFCAMMACTIHCRHLMVWKIFAPRFIYEALATFVSLPALIVGYLLVLRIHRAVDTLIKRINKAKVH from the exons ATGAACTTCACGTACTTGTTCGTGCTCATCTGGCTGGCCTTCCTCATTAGCAGCGGAGTGCTGCTTTTCTCGCGGGGATTCCTATTGGCCCGAGTGTCCAAAACGGAGACGAGCACCTGTCGTCGCTTGTCCACCAATCCCAATGCA GAGTACGTCCTCACCGCTGAGGTTGTGAACGAAATCTTCAAGGATGTCAACGCCTCATCCAATCTGTGTCTTCCGCAAAAGTCGAAGGTTATTGTCCTGGTTGTGGATGCACTTAAATACGAATTTGGCCTTTACAAGGAGAACGTTACGAATCCTCTGCCCTATGAGAACAAATTGTTGGTGCTccaggagctgctgcagcagagTCCTGACCACGCCCGTCTAATGAGATTTCGCGCTGATCCGCCAACCACCACGTTGCAGCGCCTGAAAGGACTCACCACCGGCAGTCTGCCCACATTCATCGACATTGGTTCCAATTTCGCCTCGCCGGAGATCAACGAGGACAATGTCATCGACCAAATAGTCAAGAGCGATCTGCCGGTGGTCTTCCTTGGGGATAGCACGTGGACGGATCTGTATCCGCGTCGCTTTAAGCGATCGTACTCCTATCCCAGTTTCGATATATTCGATTTGGACAGCGTGGATAATCAGATATTGAAGAACCTGCCCAAGGAGCTGGAAAGCGACGATTGGCAGGTGCTGGTGGCCCATTTTCTCGGCGTGGACCACTGCGGACACAAGCACGGACCCATGCATGAGGAAATGGCGCGCAAGTTGGGCGAGATGAACGAGGTGATAAG ATCCGTGGTGGCGGCGATGGACAATGACACCACGCTGCTGGTGATGGGCGACCATGGAATGACGGCATCCGGCGATCATGGCGGAGATACTGATGACGAAACCAACGCACTGCTGTTTGCCTACTCCAAGCAGCACAGATTTTATGGCAATGATTCGGGCTCAGATAGCGAAATGCTGCAGCAG ATTGATCTGGTCCCCACGCTGGCCACCATACTCGGCGTCCCGATACCGTACTCGAACCTGGGCCTAGTCAACTTTAACATTGTACCCGATCTGCAAGTACCGCATTTGAACAAGTTCCAGACCCTTCTGCTCCATTCTTGGCAGAATGCCCAGCAGATCTATCGCTACTTCTTCCAGTACGCGTTGGAAAATAAGCGCACATTTAACGTGGAACAGATGGACCACCTAGAGACTGAATTCATACTCCTCTCCCACCGGGTGCAAACTGTTTACAACGAGGTTGCTTTCAAATCCTTTATACGCGACTTGAATACCAATCTGCGAGACATCCTGGGCACCTGTCGAGAGATCTGGGTCAGGTTTGATCCCACTCAGATGTCGCAGGGACTGCTTTTTACCTTCCTGCCGTTGTTCTTTATCTTCTTGGTGGTAAACAACTCTCGGCCCGCTGATTTTGGGCACATCTTCAAAGCCAAGGAGGTCTTCTACGTATACCTAATCAACTTGGCCGCTGGAGTATTTGGGTATCGCTATTTCAAGACCTTCTCATTCAAAACAGAGGAGCAAGGAGTGATCTTCTTCACGGCCCTATCCAGTGCCGTCATCCTGGCTTTCCATACACTACGACACTGGACTAACATTGCCACCAACTGGTCGACGGTAAAGCGGTTTGGACACATGCCCACGCGTCTGCTGCTTTTCGGTTCGATGGCTGTGTTCTTCTCGAACAGCTTCGTCATCCAGGAGGCCAAGATCTTGTCATACCTCCTGGCGGCAGCGATTCTATTGCTCTCGCACGAACTTCTTCGGTTGAGCGCCCGCTTGGATTTCAGGACCAAGTTCAAGGCTTCACAATTTCTGCGCTCCACAGCGTTAAGGCTGATCCTGGCCAGCTTCTTGGCGATATGCTTAATACGCTTTGCCTACACGCTGTTTCGTTGCCGCGAGGAGCAAGGCAACTGCTCCGACTTTGTCAACGCCGGCGGAGCCGGATTCTCCATTAAAAAGCCAGGAACGGCCAAGACGTACATACTCGCCGTCGTGGTACTGGTGGTGTACACCACGCTCACACGATTGTATCTGCGCTCCTGCGGTAACTTGACCGGTAACCTGCCAAACGTATTGCTGGCTCGCTACGGACCTACGGTGGCCTCGATCTGCGCCGGCGGCCATATCCTGCTCGCCAACAGCTCCATTAAAAACATCCAGCGCACGCATATCGATGCCATGGCTCTGGTCATCTATGgtctgctgttgttgcagaTAATTGTGGTTTCGTGGGCTCCTCTAATGACCTTTGTGCTTCCACCGAGGAGTTCCCATACGGTGACCATTAACGGCAATGAAAGCATTGTTCCGGAAATCTTTAGGAAAATGAAGCGTATGTACGAGGGCGATGACGACGAGAGGCGTAGTCAGATCCCGGTGGTTTATGGACTAGCCACCGTTTACTCCTCCATTGTCATTGCATTTGGCGTCTTCTTGGCCTTGGTGATGATAGTTCTTCTAGAACCGCGTGCTTCCATCGGCTTGGTTGTCTGTGTGGCCGTGGGCGCTATCCTGCTCAGCGTGCATGGTATACTGCGCTATCGAACTGCCACTAGTTTTG AGAGCTGTGTGCAGCCCACTTTTACGGCTCTGGTTGGCTGGTTCCTGCTGGCGCATTTCTGTTTCTTTGCCACCTCGCATCAGACGACGCTGTCGCAAATTGAGTGGCGTGCCGCCTTCGTGGGTCGCACCACTGGAATCGGACAGTCGAATTTAGTATCTGGTGCCTTGGTCATTTTAAACACCTTTTGCGGACCCATTTTCTTCTTCTGCATGTACTCTCTGCTCAGCACAGAGACCTTTTCGCTGTTCGCACTGTTTCCCAACCTCATACGAAGCTGCAGGAGTGGCGGCAAAGTGGATGCGACCACGTCCATGTCGGATTTGGCCAACGAAGCTGTGGGCTTTGATATGACTCGTGGCGAACTGTCTCTGTACGAGTACGAAGATGTCTTTCTGGGCGCTGGCTTCAAGCTGGCTACCCAGTTTTTCATGCTACAGGGACTCAAG ATTTTCTGTGCCATGATGGCCTGCACCATTCACTGCCGCCACCTGATGGTGTGGAAGATCTTTGCGCCGCGCTTCATCTACGAGGCCCTCGCTACCTTCGTCAGTCTGCCTGCCCTGATTGTGGGCTATCTCCTGGTGTTACGCATCCACCGTGCTGTGGACACCCTCATTAAGCGCATCAACAAGGCCAAGGTCCACTAG